The DNA segment tcccatgttggatcattctctccctttttgattctatcagctagtatttgcagacactattatGTTAAGATTATTAGTCCCTTAGTACCTGCTTATATTTGGGCACATttcttgagagacagaaaaacatctTTAGAATTTTCTCTGGGAACATTTCTTCTTTCTGAGATCTTAGCCCCAGGAGTACTCACTGCTGCCGTAGCTCTCTGATACTTTTGAACAAATGTTTGTATCCAGTTGTTCTTGGTAGAAATATTGGACCAAAACAAGCTAATCTGCCATAGCCAGCATGGaaattgttttttgctttttcatgcttttattaagggaattaaaaaatattgagaaaacaGAATTACCCTTATTTTCATCTTAAGTGCTCATTGATGACTTTGGATAAGgctcatattatattatataatattattagtCTATGCAGATATGACTTTTGAATTCTGGAAAACATTTTGGTATATCAAAAGACAATACAAAATCTATTATGAGTTTGGTTCATTGCTAAGAACCAAAAGCAACCGAGGAAGATATACAAACTGCCAATAAGCACCagaaaatattctggaaattaTTAGTCACCatagaaatgcatgcaaataaatatcaCAACACACAACTTTACACCCATTTGAATGCTAGAATCAAGAAATTTATATAATAACAAATGTTGATGAGAATAGGGAGTAATTGGAATCCTCATATGCTGTTGGTGGGAGTATAAAATGCTGCAGCTGCTTTGGAAATCAGGTAAAAATAGAGTTATCATGTGTCTCAGCAACTCCACTCTTATAAACCTAAGAGAAAAGAACAGTATGTTTACACAAAagcttgtacacaaatgttcatagcagaaCTATTTACAATAACCAAAAGGTAGACACAACTTAAATggtcatcaactgatgactgggtaagcAGAGTCTtgtatatccatacaatgaaatattatctgGCCATAGAAATGAATTAATAAAGGACTATATGCTATAACATAGATGAACCTTATATTATCTCATTCATCTTAAAGTCCAGAATAGGGAAATCTGCAGATATGGAAGGTAGATTAATGGTCACATAAGGCTGTGTGCATATTGAGGGTGGAGGGGTAATAGCTATAgaatacagtgttttgttttgaggtgatgaaaatgtactaaaattaattgtggtgatggttgcacatatctgtgaatattataaaaacatttaattatttactttaaatgtaCTTGAATTAGATCTCAATAAAAGTGTTAAGAAAGCTAAAAGCACTATTTGTACTAGCACCTGGGAGGAACCGGGAGCGGATATGGATGTAAGCTGAAGGTGATAATGATCTCTCTTGTTCTCAACCTCTTCATCAGTATTTTGCTGGCCAACTGTCAGAGCCAAGGGTAGAAATTGAAGTTGAATCACACTGGGTACTAGAGTAAGTATTCAAAACTAACTCCAAGGAGTAATCTGTGGAATTGAGCAAGGCCAGTTACTGACTGGCCAGGAAGACCTGACACTGCCAAGATAATTGGGATAACTCCTGATTGGTCCCCATGTCCTGAAGCAGTGCTTAGCTTTCATAGTTACTCTTGTCATCAGAGAATACTGCATTGTTCATATATGAAGAttctttaagaagttcatggaatgtcgctccccctcttcgtggaggaacgacacaggaccctgcgctgttctttcgtctgctcggccctccccgggtttgctgctggttcttcccgggttggctactatcccttccacctccgtggaagggcagttccccctggccgcattccccacttccgcaggggagcggcacaccgccggccggttctctcgggggctgcacgggttcccttagatgttccccatagatgttcccggtgcatgccgtttctctcctcctttatagtcctcctccgccaatcccaactcggctgagtacgctgctctccaatcaggagcaagtcctacagttaattggttgaactggaggcagctgtgcggaagctgctcacttctctcccagcgccatattgtgggagagcagatgcatagaataagtcctaattcgagtaacttagtctagtccggattgctccccacagatccccctttctttttattttttagcgttgatacgcgcctgtcttcggtgtcccgcggcacacactctgctctacttgctagagttgccacaggctcttacaagtcctatcaatcaggaaaaccgaatccgggtcctctcttcgccattgtgaggaggtttttaggcgctgatgcatgcctgtgttcggtgccctgcagcgcatgctctgctctgcccgcaggggcttacaaaacctatcaggcaaaccgaatccaagccttctcattgccttattgtgggggagacttattagtgttggttcgtgcctatcttcggtgacctgcagctcatactctggtcgagctttgctggcgcttaccgccttaaatcaggcagaccgaatccaagcctcctaattgttgcattgtggggaagctttactgatgttaattcgtgcctgtcttcggtgacctgcggctagccgcccaggtgctcatcgcctcactaatcgggcagaccgaatccaagccttctaattggcatgttgaggggaggccttatttttctctatttctctatctccaggcattcctacctctcccatttcacttctatcttccagcattcctatttttcttttacttcacttccaaacttctgtttctcttatccccgcagcttcccggcacctcgccccgccggcgggttcccggctctgcgccgcttcagcccgcgcgcctctctcatctgcgcagcttcctggctttgcgcggctcggcttcgcgcgctccgcggtctccatgctTAACCCTTttgcgtctgaaccacggcctacgccagcgttccctatctattcacgccccgtgctctctctgcacgcggcggcttccgcgagtaacacagcgtagcttgcgtctccgccactaggattcaatctaagttccccgggctagcctggcgaattcaacccagcgtacgtctccgccccacgatttggcttcccgtcctttgctccccgggctaatcagacggatcccaatctggcttacgtctcagcttctggtttcaacttttcgccccctattcccgggctaacctgagaaccccaaagtggctttcgtttccgccttggcctgccccccgcggcttcaatttccctaacagttttctctacccggtatgtttccccaagctttcctccaacgatattcctccctcatttctcctggcctctccccacagtccacgtccgagtctgtttgttctagctttcactttcgctttcgaccttagagatttctcccagcttccccccgtagtccgtatccgagtctatgcctaggctttcaatagcttcttccggctcctttttcgtccggcttttccctaggctgtttgctagtctctccgatattttccctagttcttcccgtttcttccctcttcttccctcctaggtttcctatccgtcctaggtttcctatccgagtcacggcaccattatgtcgctccccctcttcgtggaggaacgacacaggaccctgcgctgttctttcgtctgctcggccctccccgggtttgctgctggttcttcccgggttggctactatcccttccacctccgtggaagggcagttccccctggccgcattccccacttccgcaggggagcggcacaccgccggccggttctctcgggggctgcacgggttcccttagatgttccccatagatgttcccggtgcatgccgtttctctcctcctttatagtcctcctccgccaatcccaactcggctgagtacgctgctctccaatcaggagcaagtcctacagttaattggttgaactggaggcagctgtgcggaagctgctcacttctctcccagcgccatattgtgggagagcagatgcatagaataagtcctaattcgagtaacttagtctagtccggattgctccccacaatggaaCATGcctattatgagaaaactatgcatgaatttcagttttattttgcaccaaaataaatttatcttttaattgcattttcctacaaactttttgaagtattcttgtatcTCCATGTTTTGAAGCCTTCTCATTTACCTCAAGAAGCATTTTTAGGGTACAGACTTAAATCTCAAAGAGTTTTTCTAATTTGGATCCTACTTCTCAGAAAATTTTGGAAATAGGTGCAACTTTGTGATTGAGAAAGGCATATGGAGAATAGATGAATTTGCATAGGAAGCCCATAACCCCAGGAGTCACCATGGTAAGAGGCTTTAAACATTCTCTTTGTTTGCACCAATCACGTCTGTGGCAATATTCCTCATTCAATGGTGAAAAAGGGCAATTCatagttcttttttattaatttattcattataaATATATTGATTACTTTCTTTGTGCCATTCATTGTGCTAGGTACTAGTAGTACTTAGAGCAGtacttctcaaactttaatgtgcaTACAAATCCCCTGGAAAATACAACTTCCAATTCAGTGGGCCTGGGGTAGGGCAGTTCTAACAAACCCCACCAGTGCCAAAGCGGCTGGTCCTTGGGTTGTGCTGAGTAGCAAGAGTTTAAAGATATGTTTGGTTGTAGTGAGACGAAGGTGAAGAGCCCTAGCTAAGACATAGGTTTCTAAAGAGGATGATCTGGGATGATAATGTCAGAAGCTGCTAAAGGAAGTGCAAGAGTATATTTCTCGAGAAATACAAGttttattttgtccatttttttgaGACATCTATGGGCTGTCTGGGAAGAGTAATCTGGTAGGCCCTGggataaaaggagaaaatgaaatcattattcCTGAGTGGGAAGAGAAAGATGTGCCTCTGTAGGCACTGCAAGGTGGCTGCCATGAAAAGTGAGaggataattagaaaaaaataacatgatcACGACTACACTGAGAGTTGCAAGAAGCTGGGAATGAACAACATCAAATGTTGTAGAGATGAAGGAAAACCAAAGTCAGAATGCAGAATTCAAGGAGTTGAGGATTAGGAAGTGTTTGTTAGAGGATCGAAAGACATCAGAGTGAGTAGTAAATCAAAGTAAGTGCAGGGTAAGgaaaagacttctttctcttttctgcttccttccttccctcctgcctttttcccctttctgtttctttcttcctttttctaccTCCTTTCTACCTTAATTATTACACAAATTTTCCAGCCTACAAAATgattgaaaatatatgaaaatgaactTACATCTATCCATCATGAAAATCATGTGTGCTCTTGCCAGCAAAATATATTGTTTTAGATGCAGCTGACTTAGAGCAGATTCATACACTCAGGTAAAAGAGCCAAAAATGAGGAAGAtggtgaaaattaatttttaaaagacttatttatttatttgaatgcagagtgacacagagagaaggagagacagagaaagagatattctatcctctgattcacttccaaatgcctgcaacagctgaggctggtccaggccaaagccaggagccagtgactCCGTCTGAGAAATCTGGTTAAAATAGCAATTTTCAGGAGCTTACTGTGCTAACTTCCTGTAATTTCCCTAGACCACTATAATCTGTATCATTTTAggttgcctcagtttcccccttgaAGTCattcactaattttttaaaaatatttattatttgaaagtcagagctacagagagagaaagagagtaacagagagagagagagaaagagaacttccatccattggttcactccccagattgccacaatggccaggagacaggagcttcattcaggtcttcccacatagatggcaggggcccaaacacttgaaccaccttccattgcttttcccaggctattagcagggagctggattggaagtggagcagccaggactcaaaccagcgctcatgtgggaggccagctttgcaggcaacggcttaaccccctgcaccacaatgctcgcCCCATTCactaattttttagaaaagtccATTCTACCCACCCAAGTATTTCCCAAGTTCAGACATTTTACTGAAGATTCAGACTGCAGAGCATCCTTTTTAGCTTTACCTGAAGTGATGTCTCACCTTCtaataaaagatgaaaacagcaaaatgtacccccacccaacacacacatcTAGGAAATGAGAATAGGATTATTAGGAGATGTGAAACTTCTGTGAAGTACCACTTAAACAGGCAGGGTTGGTAACTGATCCACTTTTGTGTTGACAATGGGAAAATAAGTTTGAGAAGGGGTATCAGGAAACTTTAATTCTGAATAAACAGGCATTTGCATGAGCATCATTCTGGTCATTAGATAACAGCTTAATTCTAGCGGTTGAAATGTATACTGAAGCATTTTATACAGGCCCCATTTCTGTCTGTGGCATTTTGCAGTGAGTACCCAACAGTTGGACTGATGAGATTGAATTCAGGTAATTTCTCTGCATTTTCAGAAGACTTCTATGTTTGATTACTACTAAGCACCAGTTGGATGATAGTTGCCTAGCTCTCTTGATAGAAAAAGATGTGATTTGGAAACAGTTGGCTAATAGAAGAAAAATGGATAGATACTGGAAAAATTTTGGGGTTTATGTTATTATAAAAggcaataaatatataaatactataCATATATTACTACACAATTTATActaatgatatttatttaatgatatttatttaacTCATGTTATACATTTAagtatcttattattttttatcactTGGAGAAAATATAAGGACTAAAAGAAAAAGGCTCAGTTCTGGATCCTTAGGGAGTGATAACTTGTAAGTATACCGCTAATATGTTCTGGTTTAGAAAGATCTACTAAATAgcctcttaaaaaaatataactcaATCCGGTTACTTCTCAGTCTACTCCGGTGGTGGTGTTTCTATCTTTTAAATTTGATGACTATGCACCGTACTTTCTAGTGACTGATACCAATAATTTAGGTCAGTGCCAAAAGAGTATGAGAAAAGTTGATAATTTGAGTAACACTAAGCAAATAAATACCAAATTGTCAGATATGCTCACCAAATATAGGTGGTTTTTCCATTGATTCAGAACTTAAATAAGAAGAAAACCTCTTTTATTCACATGCATTTTATATTACACATTTAGGTAGAGACAGTTATGTTATGTGGACAGAATTACATGAAATCGCATTTTAAGAAGTGGACATGGATAAAGCTGcaataatcaagacagtgtaGTATTGGCAAAGGAGTAGATTAGTGGAACAGAATACAGAGCTCAGAATAGATTCACAAAAATATAGTcagctgatctttgacaaagaagcagaggaaatACAGTGCAGAAATAGATGGTGCTAGAACAACTAAATATCTccatgcaaaaaaaataaaatgtaccaaAATGTTCTTCAGtaggtaaataaacaaataaactgtgATACATCTAGGTACTGGGATATTACTtgaaactaaaaagaaatgagctatcaaatgCGTATTTTAAGTGAAAGAAAGTTAACGAAGATCCTACATACTGTGTGATTCCTATTAGATGACATCCTGGATAAGGTGAAACTGTGGAGACagtcagtggttgccaggggttaaGGAGGATGGATAAATAGGAAGAACAtagaggatttttagggcagtgaaaaaGTGATATTCATATGATATATGCCATATCATACACTTGTCCAAACCCATAGAATGTTACCCATCAGGCATGAACCTTAATGTAAAATATAGACTTAGGTGATAATGTGTCAGTGAAGGACATTAGGTGATTATGATGTGTCAGTGCAGATTCAACTATTGTAACAAATatggcactccactgtgggatgttGATACTGGGGGAGGCTATGTATGTGTGGGATCTGGGTACATCTCTACCTTCTGCTCAATCTGGCTGTAAGCTTAAAGCTGctctaaaaataaagtatattaaaagaaataaacatactTGAAGATAATTGTAAAAAAGAAGCAGGCATGAGAGGTATATCTTTTCAGTTTTATGAATGGGAAAGCAGAACTGAGTGTAAATTGGTGAAGCAAGAGTAGAAGTAGACTCTTAGTTCTTAATTCAaagctctgcctcccatccaTCCTTGTGCCAGTATGTGAAAGTGTTGGCAGCCTGCAGTAGGTGGTTATATTTTAGTTTCAACCACACAGTCTGTGCTCATGGATTGGCAGCATATTTGTTAGATAATAGAACTCAAGACCAACAATATTGTGCTCTGGAACCTATTACTATGCTCAGTTTAAATGAGCCACAAACTGCTACTGTTTTTATGTGGATAAATGTATTAGTTGtaagtaatttttaagaaatttaaaccATAGAGTTGAGACTTCTTCAAATACTATGGCCTTTTGGTTCAAGACAGATGGACTGTTAGTAACCGGTTCTCATTTCTTCCACCCTCTGCAGAATTTAAGAATGCAACCAAAGTTAACATTCTAGTCAATAAGTAAGTTTTAAAGATCCCGCAGATAGAGGGTAAATAATGATAAATTTAGTATTTAGTACATTTTCTTTGTGTATACACTGCTGGTAATTGTTGATGGACATCAAGAGAAAATATTGGGCATGGTCAGTCTTGACTGCCTTGGAGCTTATATGCCAGTGGAGGAAACAAAACTTACCATGGGAAGAACTCTATGTATTCAACAGACCAAGACGGAATCGGGAATGTGTTTTAGTTTGAGTTGCCCCTGAAGCAGATCCTAAAAGAAGGATTTGAGTGCATATATTTTGAGGGAAGGTTTAGGAAGCATAGgaaaaaagaagaggcagagaagagagggcaGCCAACAAAGGGAGCATTGTTAGACAACTATCAAAGTATGCAACTAGAAGTTAATCCTATGAGGAAACACTGGAGAATGGTCTAGAACACATGCCTCAGAGGTTCTACCCAAGGGATGGGGGAGCTAAGATACTTATTAGGTCTGGGTTTGGGATATTGAGGGATCTCCTAGGGTTATTAATTCCCCAGCAGTTGGGTCTGGTAGGTCCCTGGGCAGAGCTGCCTTCCCTTAGTTCTGGATAAAGTCCTCAGGCACATTAGGTATATATGGACTGCTGGAAGTCAGCCTGTGTATGTAAAACTGTAGGGTTCAAAGACTATGTGTGGGGCCCTGACAGAGTATGCTGCAATAGGATTCCTGGTGGAGGTGAGACTTGACAgtgctctttctcttctctccccaggCTTCTTAATGACCCTATCCCTGCTGTCCATTGTGTACGGAGCCTTGCGCTGCAACATCCTAGCCATCAAAATCAAATATGATGAGTACGAGGTCAAAGTGAAGCCTCTGGCCTATGTCTGTATCTTCCTCTGGAGGAGCTTTGAGATTGCTACTCGAGTCACAGTCCTGGTCCTCTTTACCTCTGTTCTGAAGACCTGGGTGGTGGCCGTCATACTCCTCAACTTCTTCAGCTTCTTCTTGTACCCCTGGATCCTCTTCTGGTGCAGTGGCTCCCCATTCCCTGAGAACATAGAGAAGGCGCTCAGTCGTGTGGGCACCACTATTgtgctctgcttcctgactttACTGTATACTGGTATCAACATGTTCTGCTGGTCTGCTGTACAGCTGAAAATCGACAACCCTGAGCTCATCAGCAAGTCTCAGAATTGGTACCGGCTACTGGTGTACTACATGATGAGATTCATTGAGAatgccaccctcctcctcctgtggtaTTTTTTCAAGACCGACAtctacatgtatgtgtgtgcgccTCTGTTGGTTCTGCAGCTCCTCGTTGGGTACTGCACAGCCATTCTTTTCATGCTCGTGTTCTATCAGTTCTTCCATCCTTGCAAAAAGCTCTTTTCCTCTAGTGTTTCTGAGAGCTTTGTGGCATGGATCAGGTGTGTCTGCTGGGCCTGCCGTCGGCAGAAACCCCCTGAGCCAGTAGGAAAGTCAGACACAACGTCATCTAGTAACAGGCGTGAGACACCTTCTAGCAGTAAAGTAAGTCTTGAGCCCAGTCAGATGTTGGAAGCTGATGATCTCTGCTCTGCTTAATGTGACCTGAGGTCTCTCAGGGCACAGGCATATTGTTTTCTGGGTTGATACCTGTTATTCATAGAAGTAATGAGACCTACACAGGGAGCAAGGCAGGAAGTCAGCTGTCAACTCCTTGTGAGCTGCTGCTCTTTATAGAGCTTTTGGGTATGTGGGAActatggggagaggccaggaaaaCTTCTGAGTGTTGAAGAGGCAGCCCAGGGCACCACAGTTCCCAGGTTAGACTCTGTTTTTCCAGGCATTACTGGCCTTTTTACTGATAAGACACCCCTGAAGTCTGTATTGGGAAGGTTAGATACATCAGGTAGAAAAAGAAGAGCTTTCCCTTGTTTTCTGGATTGTGTCTGGGTAGCCTGACGATTTATCTTCTCTGAGCATAGTTTTTACCCAAAAGCTGTACTAATAACCAGAGGTTACTGGGGTTTTTCTGTCAGCAACATTATTATTCCTGTTCAGGGAGTACTGTTCAGGTTTGAGTTTTGAATAAATGTTCCATTTTCATGTCATTAGGGCTTTTTGTACATAGCCAACTCTAGCCACCCTGCAATGCAGAGCCTAGATTTCGAAACTTTTTTTCCCCTAGGATCCATGACTGTAAAATTTAATTCGGAACTTGGTTATAAAACCTCCATATTTTGAAGAATTtctagatgggggtgggggcgagtTGTTGAAACATCCGCATGATGGAGGCTTGTGTAAGTAGAATACTTAATTTTCAGGATGGTGGAAGATAATTTGCAAGAAGGTGGGCTTAAGCCTCACCAAGATTGAGTGCTGTTGGGTGATTCTCAGAAATTTCTATTAGCGTtaaataggaaagaagaaaataagactCAGAGTCTCCATCCCTGCCTCCTCACTCCTTACCTG comes from the Oryctolagus cuniculus chromosome X, mOryCun1.1, whole genome shotgun sequence genome and includes:
- the XK gene encoding endoplasmic reticulum membrane adapter protein XK; this encodes MKFPASVLASVFLFVAETTAALYLSSTYRSAGDRMWQALTLLFSLLPCALVQLTLLFVHRDLSRDRPLVLLLHLLQLGPLFRCFEAFCIYCQSSHNEEPYVSITKKRQIPKNGLSEEIEKEVGQAEGKLFTHRSAFSRASVIQAFLGSAPQLTLQLYISVLQQHVTVGRCFLMTLSLLSIVYGALRCNILAIKIKYDEYEVKVKPLAYVCIFLWRSFEIATRVTVLVLFTSVLKTWVVAVILLNFFSFFLYPWILFWCSGSPFPENIEKALSRVGTTIVLCFLTLLYTGINMFCWSAVQLKIDNPELISKSQNWYRLLVYYMMRFIENATLLLLWYFFKTDIYMYVCAPLLVLQLLVGYCTAILFMLVFYQFFHPCKKLFSSSVSESFVAWIRCVCWACRRQKPPEPVGKSDTTSSSNRRETPSSSKVSLEPSQMLEADDLCSA